Part of the Candidatus Cloacimonadota bacterium genome, AAACATTGAAAATCTATTAATGAAATAAATTTGGGATATACAATGAAAGATAAAATAGCAGAAAACTTTCTCTACCACATCTGGGATGAACAGCATCTAAAAAGGGAATTACATACCTGTGATGGTAAAGAATTAAAAATATTATATCAGGGAAAATGGAATACAGATGCAGGTCCAGATTTTCATAATGCCATAATTCTTTTAGATTATGAAAAATTTCAGGGCGATGTTGAAATTCATAGATATGAATATGACTGGCATAATCATAATCATTATGAAGACCCTAATTATAACAATGTAATTCTTCATGTTGTGTTTGAAAAAGCTCCGAACACTTTATTTACTATTTCAGAATCCGGTAATAAAATTCCTATTCTTACTTTAGAAAATAATCTTGATGAAAGTATAGAAAAACTCTGGAAGAAATATGGTGAGAAACCATTTGATAAACTACAAAAAGGCAGTATCAAATGCTTATTAGCTGAATCAAGGCTTTCAAATAAAGAAATCTTAAATATCCTTCTAAATTTAGGCAGAAAACGATTTGAAAGAAAATGTAAACGGTTCGCTGCTGAGTTATATAACTCTGACTTTAATCAAATATTATACGAAGGAATTCTTGAGGCTCTTGGATATGCAAAAAATAAAATTCCTTTTCTAAGACTCGCAAAAACATTAAGTTATCAAAAGTTGCAAGGATTTTCTAAAATATGCAAAAATCCAGTAGATTTGTTTTGTATCCTTGCAATTGTAGGTGGCATAAACATTGAAGACTACAATTTCAACTTCTTGAATAAAAAAATTTTAAATAGCTTTGTATCTTTAAAAGAATTGGTTTATCAACAAATTAACGGTAATCTGATGAAAAAAAGTGAATGGAATTTTTTCAGAATCAGGCCTCAAAACCATCCATTGTACAGAATGTGGCAAATTTCTCCGTTTCTATTTTCTTCATTAGAAGTAAATTTAATCAATAAAATCATTTCAATTTTTAGTATTAAAAAAGATTCTGAAATCAAGTCAAAGATAATTCAGGATAAATTTTTCAAATTAATTATTGGTAATTCTAATAACTTTAAATGCGGTCTTGGAAAGTCAAGATGTGATGATATTTTTGCAAACATTGTGCTGCCTGTTTCTCATATCTATGCTGAAACTCTGAATTATAATGAAATGAAAGATACAATAGACAAGATTTATTTATCTTTACCTAAACTTTCAGAGAATTATATTACAAAATTTGTGTATGCCAGATTAGAGAGTAAGATTAAAAATTATAGAGCAATAAATTTACCTATTCAACAAGGGATGCTGCAACTATATTATCAATTCTGCAATTATTTTGATTGTAAGAATTGCATTCGTAATCTGACAAAAGAATAAGCCACGAAAACACACAAAAACACACAAAAAAATAAGAATTATATTTCATGTCCCCGATTGAATCGGGGATCGTGTGATTTCGTGGCTAATACTAATAGGAAGTGAAATGAATTTAGGCGCACATATTTCTATTACAGGTGGAGTTTTCAATGTTTTTGAAAGAGCAAAAAACATAACTGCCAATTCCATTCAAATTTTCACTAAAAGTAATAATCGCTGGTTTTCAAAACCATATAGCAAAAATGAAATTAAAGAATTTTATAGACTTCAAGAAGAATACAAACCTTTTGCAATTTTTGCTCATGACGCATATTTGATAAATCTTTGCAGTCCAAACTCTGAAATAGAAAAGAAGTCTATCTCCGCATTTGCAGATGAAATCAAAAGATGCGACCAGCTTAATCTCTCCTATCTTGTGATGCATCCTGGTTCTCATCTTGGAAAAGGTGAAAAATGGGGTTTGAATAAAATTGTTGAAAACTTCAATTTTATTTTAAATAAAAATCCGGACTGCAAAGTTACAATTCTATTAGAAACTACTGCTGGTCAAGGGACAAATCTTGGATATAAATTTGAACAACTTGAATATATCTTAGATAAAGTTGAATGCAAAAAGAAATTTGGAGTTTGTGTTGATACCTGCCACATCTTTGCTGCTGGATATGATATTTCAACTGAATCAGCTTATGAAAAAACAATAAATGATTTTGATAAAATAATCGGTTTAGAAAGAATAAAAGTCTTTCATTTAAATGATTCAAAAAAACCATTTGGCTCAAGAAAAGACAGGCATCAGCACATCGGAAAAGGTGAAATTGGTTTAGAAGCTTTCAGATATTTACTGAACGATAAAAGATTTTCCGATATTCCAATGGTTCTTGAAACTCCAAAAGATGATGAAAAGAATATGGATGTGGAAAATTTGAGAGTATTGAGGGGATTGAGATTAAAGTAGAAACACGTATAGAAACTCGACTCGGGTTTTTATTTCAAAAACTCGAGTCGAGTTTCAAAATGGTTTTCAAAATTGAAAGTCACTTTTTTATCTAATAATAATCATTTTCTTTATTTCATTGTAATTACTTGTTGTGAGTTGATAAAAATATATTCCAGTTGGAAAGTTAGATACATCAAATTCTGCTTTGCCTTTTGTTCCTTCAATTGGTTTAACTAATTTACCCTTAATATTATAAACTGATATTATTGCATCCTGTTCAAGAATACTACCTTTTATTTGATATTTGATAGTGGTTTTGTTCATAGCAGGATTTGGATAATTATAACAAAAAATTCCACCACCAAAATAATTAGACGAATTATTTGTAATTGTAACATTTACTAAATCTGGATTGGAATTATCATAACAATAAATCCCACCACCACAACTATTAATTGCTGTAATACTATTATCTGTTATAGTTACATTTAATAAACTAGGGGATGAACTATTCCTGCAGTAAATTCCACCACCATCATCATTAGCACTATTCCCAGTTATCGTTACATTCTCTAAACTCGGTGAGGAATCATAGCAGAAAATACCGCCACCACATTTATCTGGCCAATTACCCTGTGCTAATCCATTTGTTATTGTAAAACCGCATAAAACAGCAGTAGGATCTTCGCCATTATTAAATGTTACAACCCTGCTATACTGGTTTCCATCAATAACTGTTTGAGAAATATAAGCAGTATCAGGTGTGGTTAAAAATAAGGAAGCAACAGAGTAATATTCTTTCCATTATAGTTTATATTTTCGATGTATGTATCTGGTTGTACTATAACTGTATCTCCATTTGAAGCGACATTAATACCAGCTTGTATTGTAGATTGCTCTGCTGGGATATTTATGATTGTAGCAAAGGCATTACAAAAAAATAATAAACTAATAAATTCGTATTCCGTTTTTCCCTTTTCCGTTATCCTTTTAAGGTAGCTAAGTCATTTTTTCATCCTTTGTCATTTTACCCAGTTTTCAATTTTAATATTGGGAATGTATCTAAAATGCTCAATGTTATTAGTAACAATAATCAAATTATAGACGAGGGCAAAACTGCCTATCAGCAAATCAAAATCGCCAATTATTATTCCATCCTTTCTTAAAATAGCTTTATTTTTTGCAAATATAGTTGCTATCTCGTTACTGAAGTCATTAAGTACAGTTAATATTGATGCTAACTTTTCAATTCGTCTTAAATTAGATTCAACTTGCGAAGAATTATACGCACCAAATTTTAATTCGGCAATGTTTACAATAGTAGTGCATATATCTTTATCTCCAATAGAGCGCAATTTTTCTTCAATAAGGCTATTACCGTTTAGCAAGTATATACAGGTATCTGTATCCCATAAATATTTCATAGCTTAACATTCGCCATATTCACAGTTCGTGCACCATAAATATCTTTTATTATTTCTTCAGAAGTTCTTTCGTCTTCCCATGTTCCACTTAGAGAAAGTAGATCTTTGATTTTATTGGACTTCTTATGAAACTTGTTTTCTAAAAAAGTAATAATAACCTGAACATTGGGATGTACATTAATCTTTTCTAATGGTCTAATTTCTTTTCCATTATAAATTCCTCGTATAGAAAGCATTTTAACCTCCATTAATATCCATTATTTTTCAAAAATTTACTATACTATCAATAAATTCTACATCTTGTCAAGAAATTACAAATAATCCCAGAAAATTCGGTAACCCGTCCATTTGACAGGTGCTATCGCTTATTTTGCTTAGCTTACAAACTTGGCCAATTTCAAGTCAGAACAAATAATAAAAGATATTTATGTTGCAAAACATAAAAATTTAGTTTATCTTTATCAAATTTTTATTTAAATTTCTTTCAAATTTTAAATAAAGTTCAAGTTCATATTCTATCTATAGTATTATAAACAAAATCTTTGTTTTTTGAGCAAGAAATTTAACCGCAAAGTTCGCAGAGTAGACGCAAAGGACACAAAGACAATAAAATAACTCGGTGAACTTTGTCCCGCAATGGCGGGATTCTCTGCGGTTAGTTGCAGTTTACCGCACTAAGATATTATTCCGAAAAAACTAAAAGAAGGTTATTGGTTCAAATCTTACTTATTTATGTCCCTCATATTTCCTAAATTATTTGACAATAAAAAGCATCAGACATCAATTACAAACAAAGGCTTGACTTCGTCCCGATGCATCGGGACGAAGCAAGGTAATAAATATGTCAATCCCAATAGTTGCAATAATCGGAAGACCCAATGTGGGAAAGTCCACCATATTTAATCGTATGGTGCATAAAAGATTAGCTATAGTTGACCCTGAATCAGGTGTAACAAGAGATAGGAAGTATAAAGAAACTGACTGGTCTGGTCACTCATTTGTTGCTGTAGATACTGGTGGGATGGTTCCGAATACATCAGATATAATGGAAAAATCAATATTGTTTCAGGCAGAAACTGCCCTTGAGGAAGCTGATGTAATCGTATTTGTTGTTGATTGTAAAACTGGTATAACTGCAATTGATCAGCATATTAGCAAGAAATTATTCAATAGTTTAGACAAAGTTGTATTTGTCGTAAATAAAGTCGATAATCAAAATGATGAACTTTTATTACACGAATTCCTAAATCTTGGACTTGGTAAACCGATTGGTATTTCTGCAATAGGTGGAAGAAATTTTGGTGATTTCCTGGAAAGCATTGTTGAAAAATTTCCAACCACAGAATTGGCTGACTATGAGTTGGATAAAGACTCTATCAAAATCGCAGTAATTGGAAAACCAAATGTTGGAAAATCTTTATTAGTAAATAGAATAATTGGTCAGGATGCTGTTATTGTAACAGATATTCCGGGCACGACAAGAGATTCTGTCCATCTTAATTTTCAATATAAAGATAAACCAATGACATTTATAGATACTGCTGGCCTTCGGAAAAAGAGCAGGGTTAAATTCGGAATTGAATATTTTAGTAATCTTCGCAGCATAAGAAGTGTAAACACATCTGACATAGTCCTGATGCTCCTTGATGCCCAAGATGAAATATCTGTCCAAGACAAACGAATTGTTAGATATGCGAAATCTCAATATAAGGATATCATTCTTGTTGTGAACAAGTGGGACCTTATAGAAAAGGATAATTCAACAACTAAAATATATAATCAAAAAATTAAAGAAGAGATGAACTTTGTCGATTACGCACCAATAATATTCTTATCAGCATTAACCGGAAAAAGGGTTAATAAACTTTTAGATTTAATTCTAAAGGTTGAAGAGCAAAGTAATTATAGAATTCCCACTTCTAAATTGAATAGGTTTTTTGAATCTGTAACAAAGAAATATTTGCCTCATCATCCTTCAAGAAGGGAAGTAAAATTCTATTACTGCACACAAGCGGATATTCATCCACCAACTTTCATATTTAGTGTTAATAATCCAAAATTAATCACCGAAAATTACAAAAAATACATTTACAATCAAATCCGGGATGAACTTAAATTTGAAGGTGTTACAATAAAGTTAAAATTTAAAGGACATAAAAATAAATTCCAAAATTCAAATTACAAATATCAAACCCGCCTTCCATCCCGATTTCATCGGGACGGCGGACAGGTAAAATGACAAAACCAAAATATCAAAGACAGCCAGATTCGGGTCGTCGCTTTGCTCATGACTCGAACCGAAATGAATTATGAAAATTATAATCTCAATTATTATAGCTTATCTGCTTGGTTCAATACCTTTCGGGTTTCTTATAGGAAGACTTATAAAGGGAATTGATATCCGTCAATATGGGAGCAAAAATATCGGCGCGACAAATGTTTATCGGGTTATAGGTATAATTCCCGGTATCATTTCATTTATTCTTGATTTTTTCAAAGGGTTTTTTGCAGTTCAAATTGGACGATGGCTACTTGAAAGTTCAACGAATATATTTAATATTCCAATTTTAAATGTTCTTAATAATATTGAAGTGACTCAAACTTTTCAAATTCTGATTATTATTGTCGGGATTTCAGTAATGTTAGGTCATATTTTCCCGATTTTTCTTCAATTCAAAGGAGGAAAAGGAGTGGCAACCGGAGCAGGTGCCTTCATAAATATAGCTCCAATTCCTGTTGTCTATGCTTTAACTTCTTTTGTAATAACACTATTTATTTTTAGATATGTTTCGCTGGCATCTATGATAGCGGTAGCAGCATTTTTTATATCAGAATTGATAAGAAATATCCCGAAGTTTAACGAACTTCCTTTTTTAATATTGACAGCTTTTATAATGATTTTAATTATTTTCCGCCATAAAGAGAATATTAAAAGGCTAAAGAATGGCAAAGAGAAAAAGCTATGGTAACGCCGTGAACGGCGTGTTTCTTCCGTCTGGGCGTCTGTCTAGGCTTGGACTAGCCAAGACTGGCCGAGACCAATATATTTTTTCATAGTCCCAGCCTTTGGGACTAAATCCTAATTTAGTTTATGTATTATGGACAAAAAGGGAGCAAAATGAATATTCAAGAAGATAAATTACATAATATTCTAAATGAGTTCAAAAATAAAAAAATCCTTGTTATCGGTGACTTGATGTTAGACCATTATATTATTGGAGATGTAGAACGAATCTCGCCTGAAGCACCTGTGCAAATAGTAAAAGCAGAAAATGAAAAGTTCGGGCTTGGAGGTGCTGCTAATGTGGCAAATAATATTAAATCCTTAGGAGCAACACCTATTGTAATTGGAGCTGTTGGGAATGACTTAAATGGTCAAAAAGTTCTTGATATTTTTAAGAAAAATAATATCCTTGCCAAAGGAATTTTTAAGGACAAAAATCAACCAACAACACAAAAAACAAGAGTAATTGCCAGGCATCAACAACTTCTTCGGATTGATTTTGAAAATCCTGACGAGCTTTCTTCAGACCTATATAAAAAGATTGAAAATTATATTGAACAAATCATTCCAGATATAGATGGAATAATACTGCAAGATTATAATAAAGGACTACTTTCCAAAAGCCTTATTAGATTTATTCTTAAAATTGCAAATAAAAACGAAAAAATTATTGGGGTTGACCCAAAAACAAAAAACTTCTTTGAATATACAAATGCAACAATCTTTAAACCCAACAGATATGAAGTAGAAAAAAATCTTAATATTGATATTAAAAATGAGGAAGACTTGCTATCTGCTGCAAGAATTTTGATACAAAAAGTCAACTGTTCATACCTTGTTATAACACTTGGAGAAAATGGAATGTTCATCTGTGATAATAAGCGTAAACACTGGAAGATACCAACTTTTTCTCAAGAAGTTTATGAAGTTTCAGGTGCGGGTGACACAGTAATCAGCACACTTGTTTTAGCAAAAGCAGCTGGTTGCGATATTAAAACCGCATCAATAATTGCCAACCATGCAGCCGGGGCTGTTTGTGGAAAAGTTGGTGTTGCAATAGTCTCTCAAGAAGAAATTATTCTGTCTTTTCATGCCGAAGGCAGACCATTCGGATAAAAAGTGGAGTGAAAAATGGTTGTTTCAAAAAAAGAAATAAAAAATATCGCTGATAATCTTCATAAACAAAACAAAAAAATTGTGTTTACAAATGGTTGCTTTGATATTATCCATAGAGGCCATATAGAATATCTAAAAGAAGCCAAAAAACTTGGGAATGTATTAATTATCGGACTTAATAGTGATGATTCCGTGAAAAAAATTAAAGGAAAAAATAGACCAATAAATTGCGAAGAAGACAGAGCTGAAATTCTATCAAATCTAAAACCTGTGGATTTTGTTGTAACTTTTTACGAGAATACGCCTTACAAATTAATTAAAAGCATTATGCCAGATATTTTGGTTAAAGGTGGGGACTGGAAAATAGAAGAAATCGTCGGAAGTGATGTCGTTGTCAAAAATGGAGGTGAAGTTAAAAGTCTAAAATATTTTCCAGATAGTTCTACAAGCAAAGTTATCAAAAAAATTATTGCTTTGCAAGATTCAAAAACTCAAAAAATATCTTATTGAGGAGATTTTATATGATAAACTTCTTCTCTAACTTAAAATCCATTATCGTTCCAATTTCTCTCGTGATCGGGTGTACATTAATAGGTGTAATTTTGCAAAAAATCATTTTTGTAAGTCTAATGAAAATTGCCAAAAAGACAGCATGGAAAGGCGACGACATTATCGTTCACTCTATTAAGGGAATGCTAATTTTATGGGGATTTATCATTGGTATTTATATTGCTTTGCCGTTTGCTCCAGTATCTTCTAATGTGCTGATAGTTTTACATAAGATTCTTTTGGTGCTAATTATCTTTTCTGTTACTCTTGTTCTTGCAAAGATGGCTGCTGGATTTGCTCAGCAATACGGGAAAAAAACTGGTGGAACCCTCGCCAGTACAAGTATATTCAAAAATATAACAAAAGGCATCATTCTGGTCATCGGTGCTTTAATTATCTTACAAAGCCTAGGCATTGCAATCACTCCACTTTTAACTGCTTTGGGTGTTGGAGGTCTGGCTGTTGCTCTGGCTTTACAGGATACACTCTCAAATCTGTTTTCAGGATTTCAAGTTCTTGCTTCAGGTCAAATTAAAAAAGGAGACTTTATTCAACTTTCCTCTGGTGAGGCAGGATATGTGACAGACATAAACTGGAGAAATACAACTATTAAAGCTTTTGGAAATAATATTATTGTAATTCCGAACTCAAAACTTGCTTCACTTATTGTAACAAACTATAATTTACCGCAGAAAGATATGTCGGTTCCTATCGAAGTCGGCGTGAGTTATGACAGTGACCTCGAATTTGTAGAAAGTGTAACATTGGATGTAGCCAGAGAAGTTATGAAAGAGTTTAAAGATTTATCATCAAAAACTAACCCAATTATAAGGTATCGTTCATTTGGAGAATCAAGCATAAACTTTGTAGTCATTCTTTATGTTACCGAATATGTGAATAAATTTGTTATTCGTCACGAGTTTATAAAACGACTTCATAAACGATATAATGACGAAGGAATCGAAATACCTTTCCCACTTAGAACAGTTATTATGAAGCAACCCAAAGCATAATATTCAACTAAATCAGTATATTTCCTCCTAACAAAACAACTCTTGTTCCCATCCACTAGCTCCGAGACGGAGTCCCGATAAATCGTGTGCTGGCGGATGGGATCGAAATAGAGATTCATTCCCAAACTTATTTTTATGTTAATATGAAATTTTAAAAAAATTGATTCACCTGTGTTTATCCCGTATAATCCCGATACATCGAGACACGGGGTGAATCAGTGTTCTCGGCCTGCCTGGCATAGCCTCCACCCTCCGTCCCGATTATATCGGGACTGCGGAGGACGAGTTGGCGAAGCCAAGTGGTTAATAAAACAAATGAATAATTATAATGAATGTCAGCTATGCCCACGTAATTGCAAAGTAGACAGAACCAGAGGGGAGTTAGGGTATTGTGGAGAATCTGACAAACTCAAAATCTCCAGTATCTGTCCACATTTCGGAGAAGAACCCCCTATCTCTGGAATTAATGGCTCGGGCACTGTATTTTTTTCAGGATGTTCTCTGAAATGTCTGTTCTGTCAGAATTATCAAATATCTATTGAAGGAATGGGACGAATCTGGTCTGTTCCTGAAGTTGTTGACAAAATTGAAAAAATGTATAATACTTATAAAATCCATAATGTAAATTTTGTTACCCCTGACCATTTCTTTCCGCATACAATTGAAATAGTAAAATCACTTCGTAAAAGAAAAATTAATATTCCAACTCTCTACAATACATCGGGCTATCAGAAGTTATCATTACTAAAAAAAATAAAGGATTATGCCGATATTTATATGCCAGACTTTAAATATTCAGATAGTAATTTGAGTAAAAAACTTTCTAATTGTGACGATTATCCCGAGATTGCGATTGAAGCAATTTCAGAAATGATAAGGCAAAAAGGCTTTTTAGACTCCTTTGAAAATAATACGAATATCGCGGAAAAGGGAGTCTTGGTTAGGCATCTGATTTTACCAGAAAATGTGAAAAATTCTATTGAT contains:
- a CDS encoding DUF2851 family protein, which produces MKDKIAENFLYHIWDEQHLKRELHTCDGKELKILYQGKWNTDAGPDFHNAIILLDYEKFQGDVEIHRYEYDWHNHNHYEDPNYNNVILHVVFEKAPNTLFTISESGNKIPILTLENNLDESIEKLWKKYGEKPFDKLQKGSIKCLLAESRLSNKEILNILLNLGRKRFERKCKRFAAELYNSDFNQILYEGILEALGYAKNKIPFLRLAKTLSYQKLQGFSKICKNPVDLFCILAIVGGINIEDYNFNFLNKKILNSFVSLKELVYQQINGNLMKKSEWNFFRIRPQNHPLYRMWQISPFLFSSLEVNLINKIISIFSIKKDSEIKSKIIQDKFFKLIIGNSNNFKCGLGKSRCDDIFANIVLPVSHIYAETLNYNEMKDTIDKIYLSLPKLSENYITKFVYARLESKIKNYRAINLPIQQGMLQLYYQFCNYFDCKNCIRNLTKE
- the nfo gene encoding deoxyribonuclease IV, with product MNLGAHISITGGVFNVFERAKNITANSIQIFTKSNNRWFSKPYSKNEIKEFYRLQEEYKPFAIFAHDAYLINLCSPNSEIEKKSISAFADEIKRCDQLNLSYLVMHPGSHLGKGEKWGLNKIVENFNFILNKNPDCKVTILLETTAGQGTNLGYKFEQLEYILDKVECKKKFGVCVDTCHIFAAGYDISTESAYEKTINDFDKIIGLERIKVFHLNDSKKPFGSRKDRHQHIGKGEIGLEAFRYLLNDKRFSDIPMVLETPKDDEKNMDVENLRVLRGLRLK
- a CDS encoding T9SS type A sorting domain-containing protein — its product is MSQTVIDGNQYSRVVTFNNGEDPTAVLCGFTITNGLAQGNWPDKCGGGIFCYDSSPSLENVTITGNSANDDGGGIYCRNSSSPSLLNVTITDNSITAINSCGGGIYCYDNSNPDLVNVTITNNSSNYFGGGIFCYNYPNPAMNKTTIKYQIKGSILEQDAIISVYNIKGKLVKPIEGTKGKAEFDVSNFPTGIYFYQLTTSNYNEIKKMIIIR
- a CDS encoding PIN domain nuclease, whose product is MKYLWDTDTCIYLLNGNSLIEEKLRSIGDKDICTTIVNIAELKFGAYNSSQVESNLRRIEKLASILTVLNDFSNEIATIFAKNKAILRKDGIIIGDFDLLIGSFALVYNLIIVTNNIEHFRYIPNIKIENWVK
- the der gene encoding ribosome biogenesis GTPase Der, translating into MSIPIVAIIGRPNVGKSTIFNRMVHKRLAIVDPESGVTRDRKYKETDWSGHSFVAVDTGGMVPNTSDIMEKSILFQAETALEEADVIVFVVDCKTGITAIDQHISKKLFNSLDKVVFVVNKVDNQNDELLLHEFLNLGLGKPIGISAIGGRNFGDFLESIVEKFPTTELADYELDKDSIKIAVIGKPNVGKSLLVNRIIGQDAVIVTDIPGTTRDSVHLNFQYKDKPMTFIDTAGLRKKSRVKFGIEYFSNLRSIRSVNTSDIVLMLLDAQDEISVQDKRIVRYAKSQYKDIILVVNKWDLIEKDNSTTKIYNQKIKEEMNFVDYAPIIFLSALTGKRVNKLLDLILKVEEQSNYRIPTSKLNRFFESVTKKYLPHHPSRREVKFYYCTQADIHPPTFIFSVNNPKLITENYKKYIYNQIRDELKFEGVTIKLKFKGHKNKFQNSNYKYQTRLPSRFHRDGGQVK
- the plsY gene encoding glycerol-3-phosphate 1-O-acyltransferase PlsY, which gives rise to MKIIISIIIAYLLGSIPFGFLIGRLIKGIDIRQYGSKNIGATNVYRVIGIIPGIISFILDFFKGFFAVQIGRWLLESSTNIFNIPILNVLNNIEVTQTFQILIIIVGISVMLGHIFPIFLQFKGGKGVATGAGAFINIAPIPVVYALTSFVITLFIFRYVSLASMIAVAAFFISELIRNIPKFNELPFLILTAFIMILIIFRHKENIKRLKNGKEKKLW
- the rfaE1 gene encoding D-glycero-beta-D-manno-heptose-7-phosphate kinase — its product is MNIQEDKLHNILNEFKNKKILVIGDLMLDHYIIGDVERISPEAPVQIVKAENEKFGLGGAANVANNIKSLGATPIVIGAVGNDLNGQKVLDIFKKNNILAKGIFKDKNQPTTQKTRVIARHQQLLRIDFENPDELSSDLYKKIENYIEQIIPDIDGIILQDYNKGLLSKSLIRFILKIANKNEKIIGVDPKTKNFFEYTNATIFKPNRYEVEKNLNIDIKNEEDLLSAARILIQKVNCSYLVITLGENGMFICDNKRKHWKIPTFSQEVYEVSGAGDTVISTLVLAKAAGCDIKTASIIANHAAGAVCGKVGVAIVSQEEIILSFHAEGRPFG
- the rfaE2 gene encoding D-glycero-beta-D-manno-heptose 1-phosphate adenylyltransferase; translated protein: MVVSKKEIKNIADNLHKQNKKIVFTNGCFDIIHRGHIEYLKEAKKLGNVLIIGLNSDDSVKKIKGKNRPINCEEDRAEILSNLKPVDFVVTFYENTPYKLIKSIMPDILVKGGDWKIEEIVGSDVVVKNGGEVKSLKYFPDSSTSKVIKKIIALQDSKTQKISY
- a CDS encoding mechanosensitive ion channel family protein; protein product: MINFFSNLKSIIVPISLVIGCTLIGVILQKIIFVSLMKIAKKTAWKGDDIIVHSIKGMLILWGFIIGIYIALPFAPVSSNVLIVLHKILLVLIIFSVTLVLAKMAAGFAQQYGKKTGGTLASTSIFKNITKGIILVIGALIILQSLGIAITPLLTALGVGGLAVALALQDTLSNLFSGFQVLASGQIKKGDFIQLSSGEAGYVTDINWRNTTIKAFGNNIIVIPNSKLASLIVTNYNLPQKDMSVPIEVGVSYDSDLEFVESVTLDVAREVMKEFKDLSSKTNPIIRYRSFGESSINFVVILYVTEYVNKFVIRHEFIKRLHKRYNDEGIEIPFPLRTVIMKQPKA
- a CDS encoding radical SAM protein, producing MNNYNECQLCPRNCKVDRTRGELGYCGESDKLKISSICPHFGEEPPISGINGSGTVFFSGCSLKCLFCQNYQISIEGMGRIWSVPEVVDKIEKMYNTYKIHNVNFVTPDHFFPHTIEIVKSLRKRKINIPTLYNTSGYQKLSLLKKIKDYADIYMPDFKYSDSNLSKKLSNCDDYPEIAIEAISEMIRQKGFLDSFENNTNIAEKGVLVRHLILPENVKNSIDVLTTLFLEFGKNIPISLMSQYYPPTRLEYINLNKDISYLSHRIRSDAFRQIYEHAMSLGFKNMLVQFPYGFKTYKDKTDFVTDFRKKKPFKGK